In one Pseudomonas sp. SG20056 genomic region, the following are encoded:
- a CDS encoding GlxA family transcriptional regulator, protein MSQFTQGAQPQSRAPQSIGFLLLDNFTLISLASAVEPLRMANQLSGKELYRWHTLSQSGLPVSASDGLQITPDASLVTAPRLDAVIVCGGVDIQHSVTREHVQWLQSQARHGAQLGAVCTGSWALAKAGLLDGFDCSVHWECLASMQEAFPRAGVSTRLFSIDRNRHTSSGGTAPMDMMLHVIGREHGRELAAAISEMFIYERIRNEQDHQRVPLKHMLGTNQPKLQEIVALMEANLEEPIDLDQLALYVDVSRRQLERLFQKYLHCSPSRYYLKLRLIRARQLLKQTSMSIIEVASVCGFVSTPHFSKCYREYFGIPPRDERAGQQGGNVVALLPMPEDLMRPSPSSAMAALTRAQGESTFASVRL, encoded by the coding sequence ATGTCACAGTTCACTCAAGGGGCACAACCCCAGAGCCGTGCTCCGCAGTCCATCGGCTTTCTCCTGCTCGACAACTTCACCCTGATTTCCCTGGCGTCTGCCGTCGAGCCGCTGCGGATGGCCAACCAGCTGTCCGGCAAGGAGTTGTACCGCTGGCACACCCTCAGCCAGAGTGGCCTGCCGGTCAGTGCCAGTGATGGCCTGCAGATCACCCCCGACGCCAGCCTGGTTACGGCGCCGCGTCTGGATGCGGTGATCGTTTGCGGCGGTGTGGACATTCAGCACAGCGTTACCCGCGAGCATGTGCAGTGGCTGCAAAGTCAGGCGCGCCACGGTGCGCAACTGGGCGCGGTATGTACCGGCAGCTGGGCGCTGGCCAAGGCCGGGCTGCTTGATGGTTTTGATTGCAGCGTGCATTGGGAATGTTTGGCCTCGATGCAGGAAGCCTTCCCGCGCGCAGGTGTCAGCACTCGCCTGTTCTCGATTGACCGCAACCGCCACACCAGCTCCGGCGGCACTGCGCCGATGGACATGATGCTGCATGTGATTGGCCGTGAGCATGGCCGCGAACTGGCGGCGGCGATTTCCGAGATGTTTATCTACGAACGCATTCGCAACGAGCAGGATCACCAGCGCGTGCCGCTCAAGCACATGCTCGGCACCAACCAGCCGAAGCTGCAGGAAATCGTCGCGTTGATGGAAGCCAACCTGGAAGAACCGATCGATCTCGATCAGCTGGCGCTGTATGTCGATGTGTCGCGTCGTCAGCTGGAGCGGCTGTTCCAGAAGTACCTGCACTGCTCACCGTCGCGCTACTACCTCAAACTGCGCCTGATCCGTGCACGCCAGCTGCTCAAGCAGACCAGCATGTCGATCATCGAAGTGGCTTCTGTCTGCGGCTTTGTTTCTACTCCGCACTTTTCCAAGTGCTACCGCGAATACTTCGGCATCCCGCCGCGTGACGAACGCGCCGGCCAGCAGGGCGGCAATGTGGTGGCGCTGCTGCCCATGCCGGAAGACCTCATGCGTCCTTCGCCGTCCTCGGCCATGGCCGCGTTGACGCGGGCGCAGGGGGAGTCAACCTTTGCCAGCGTCAGGCTTTAA
- a CDS encoding L-serine ammonia-lyase, protein MAISVFDLFKIGIGPSSSHTVGPMRAAALFSGALAERRLLERTARLQVRLYGSLSATGVGHGSDRAVIMGLMGEWPDQVDPSSIEPRIAELLASGQLQLGGRVSIAFDWARDMLLLDENLPYHPNAMTLSAFAADGSLLHENTYYSVGGGFVVDAEQAASGQLDQDHTVLPYDFNSAEQLLQLCKENGLRVSELMMANEKAWRSEAEIRSGLMRLWQAMRECVEQGLQHEGILPGGLNVKRRAAKLHRSLQEMSKPNVIGSTLSGMEWVNLFALAVNEENAAGGRMVTAPTNGAAGIIPAVLHYFVRFSPAVSEANVVDYLLAAAAIGILCKKNASISGAEVGCQGEVGSACAMAAAGLAEILGATPEQVENAAEIGLEHNLGLTCDPVGGLVQVPCIERNAIAAVKAINAAQMALRGDGQHFISLDRVIRTMRDTGADMHDKYKETSRGGLAVSAVEC, encoded by the coding sequence GTGGCTATCAGCGTGTTTGACTTGTTCAAGATCGGCATCGGGCCGTCCAGTTCGCATACCGTCGGGCCGATGCGCGCGGCGGCGCTGTTCAGCGGTGCATTGGCCGAGCGGCGTTTGCTGGAGCGTACGGCGCGGCTGCAGGTACGCCTGTACGGTTCGCTGTCGGCCACCGGTGTCGGCCATGGCAGCGATCGCGCGGTGATCATGGGGCTGATGGGTGAGTGGCCGGATCAGGTCGACCCGAGCAGCATCGAGCCGCGTATCGCTGAGTTATTGGCCAGCGGCCAGTTGCAGCTTGGCGGGCGTGTCAGCATCGCCTTCGACTGGGCGCGCGACATGCTGCTGCTGGATGAAAATCTGCCCTATCACCCCAACGCCATGACCCTCAGTGCGTTTGCCGCCGATGGCAGCCTGCTGCACGAGAATACCTATTACTCGGTGGGCGGCGGTTTTGTGGTGGATGCCGAGCAGGCCGCCAGCGGCCAGCTGGATCAGGATCACACCGTATTGCCCTATGACTTCAACAGCGCCGAACAGCTGTTGCAGCTGTGCAAGGAGAACGGCCTACGCGTCTCCGAATTGATGATGGCCAACGAGAAGGCCTGGCGCAGCGAGGCGGAAATTCGCAGCGGCCTGATGCGCCTGTGGCAGGCCATGCGTGAGTGCGTCGAACAGGGGCTGCAGCACGAGGGCATTCTGCCCGGAGGGCTGAATGTGAAGCGCCGCGCCGCCAAGTTGCATCGCAGCCTGCAGGAAATGAGCAAACCCAATGTGATCGGCTCCACCCTCAGCGGTATGGAGTGGGTCAACCTGTTCGCCCTGGCGGTGAATGAAGAAAACGCCGCCGGCGGGCGCATGGTCACCGCGCCGACCAATGGCGCGGCCGGGATCATCCCTGCGGTGCTGCATTACTTTGTGCGCTTCAGCCCGGCGGTCAGCGAAGCCAATGTGGTGGATTACCTGCTGGCTGCTGCCGCCATCGGCATCCTATGCAAGAAGAACGCGTCTATCTCCGGGGCTGAAGTCGGCTGCCAGGGTGAAGTCGGGTCGGCCTGCGCGATGGCGGCGGCCGGGCTGGCGGAAATTCTTGGCGCGACGCCGGAGCAGGTGGAGAACGCTGCCGAGATCGGCCTGGAACATAACCTCGGCCTGACCTGCGATCCGGTCGGCGGCTTGGTGCAGGTGCCCTGTATCGAGCGCAACGCGATTGCCGCGGTGAAGGCGATCAATGCCGCACAGATGGCCTTGCGCGGTGACGGCCAGCACTTTATCTCGCTGGACCGAGTAATCCGCACCATGCGCGACACCGGCGCGGATATGCATGACAAGTACAAGGAAACCTCGCGCGGCGGGTTGGCCGTCAGCGCTGTTGAGTGCTGA
- a CDS encoding glycine betaine/L-proline ABC transporter ATP-binding protein: MQSGKIVVENLYKVFGAEPQEAIDLLKQGWSKERILAEKGAVIGVSDVSFSVEEGEIFVLMGLSGSGKSTLIRLINRLVEPSGGNVYIDGQNVAKMPKAELIDLRRRDMSMVFQSFALMPSRSVLDNAAFGLEVAGKSKKEREQRAMQVLKQVGLDTFAHKMPHELSGGMQQRVGLARALAVDPSMIIMDEAFSALDPLKRREMQDVLLELQKTDRRTIIFVSHDIEEAMRIGTRIGIMEGGKLVQVGTPQELIDNPANDYVRNFFNTVDTNRYLTAGQLMADSVPIYVHNGKAPDAQTVCQELQALDKHYAFIVDEQNTFQGSISLERIALLVEGGTTCGLDGQVLKPIKPIPEDLPLDQVIERLVDNEGPIPVVDSNGRYSGAISKGRLLTRLQGEFHE, translated from the coding sequence ATGCAGTCTGGAAAAATCGTCGTCGAAAACCTCTACAAGGTGTTCGGCGCAGAGCCACAAGAAGCCATCGACCTGCTCAAACAGGGCTGGAGCAAGGAACGAATTCTTGCGGAAAAAGGCGCGGTAATCGGCGTCAGCGACGTGTCTTTCAGCGTCGAGGAAGGTGAAATTTTCGTGCTGATGGGCCTCTCCGGCTCCGGCAAATCCACCCTGATCCGTCTGATCAACCGCCTGGTTGAACCCAGCGGCGGCAATGTCTACATCGACGGGCAGAACGTCGCCAAGATGCCCAAGGCGGAGCTGATCGATCTGCGCCGCCGCGACATGAGCATGGTCTTCCAGTCCTTCGCCCTGATGCCTTCGCGCAGCGTGCTGGACAACGCCGCCTTCGGCCTCGAAGTGGCCGGCAAGAGCAAGAAGGAGCGCGAACAGCGCGCCATGCAGGTACTCAAGCAGGTCGGCCTGGACACCTTTGCGCACAAGATGCCGCATGAGCTGTCCGGCGGCATGCAACAGCGCGTCGGCCTGGCCCGCGCCCTGGCGGTTGACCCGTCAATGATCATCATGGACGAGGCGTTTTCCGCCCTCGACCCGCTCAAGCGCCGCGAGATGCAGGACGTGCTGCTGGAGCTGCAGAAAACCGATCGCCGCACCATCATCTTTGTCTCCCACGACATCGAAGAAGCCATGCGCATCGGCACCCGCATCGGCATCATGGAAGGCGGCAAACTGGTTCAGGTCGGCACCCCGCAGGAGCTGATCGACAACCCCGCCAACGATTACGTGCGCAACTTCTTCAACACCGTCGACACCAACCGCTACCTCACCGCCGGCCAATTGATGGCCGACAGCGTGCCGATCTACGTGCACAACGGCAAAGCGCCGGACGCACAGACGGTCTGCCAGGAGCTGCAGGCGCTGGACAAGCACTACGCCTTTATCGTCGACGAGCAGAACACCTTCCAGGGCTCCATCAGCCTGGAGCGGATCGCCCTGCTGGTCGAGGGTGGTACCACCTGCGGCCTCGACGGCCAGGTGCTCAAGCCAATCAAACCGATCCCCGAAGACCTGCCGCTGGACCAGGTGATTGAACGCCTGGTGGACAACGAAGGGCCGATCCCGGTGGTCGACAGCAATGGCCGCTACAGCGGCGCCATCAGCAAAGGTCGCCTGCTGACCCGCCTGCAGGGAGAGTTCCATGAGTGA
- the choX gene encoding choline ABC transporter substrate-binding protein, producing the protein MKLYRRWLLAAAMATPLMAQAADPPSCKLIRFADVGWTDLITTNAVTRLVLSELGYRSQLKRLSLPETFKALHDNEVDVFLDTWLPSSEKDIRPYLDDGSVELLTVNLEGAKYTLAVNKAAYDAGLKNFADIAKFSQQLDGKIYGIEPGNGGNQLIQQIIDKNAFGLADFKLVESSESEMILHVKRAEHLNKWAVFLGWEPHPMNNQLNMRYLSGGDDYFGPNLGGATVYTTVRKGLVSQCPNLGRLLKNIRFSLEMENDLMEAILNKNTNPRREAKAWLKANPEVLESWLVGVTRLNGQSIKTTENLADGN; encoded by the coding sequence ATGAAACTCTATAGACGCTGGCTGCTGGCGGCCGCCATGGCTACACCCCTGATGGCGCAGGCCGCAGACCCACCCAGCTGCAAGCTGATTCGCTTCGCCGACGTCGGCTGGACTGACCTGATCACGACTAACGCAGTAACTCGCCTGGTACTCAGCGAGCTGGGCTATCGCTCGCAGCTCAAGCGTCTATCGCTACCAGAGACCTTCAAGGCGCTGCACGACAATGAAGTCGACGTGTTTCTCGACACCTGGCTGCCCAGCTCAGAGAAGGATATCCGTCCCTACCTGGACGACGGCTCGGTGGAGCTGCTGACAGTCAATCTGGAGGGTGCCAAGTACACCCTGGCAGTCAATAAGGCCGCCTACGATGCCGGTCTCAAGAATTTCGCCGATATCGCCAAATTCAGCCAACAGCTCGACGGCAAGATTTACGGAATCGAACCGGGTAACGGTGGCAATCAGCTGATCCAGCAAATAATCGACAAGAACGCCTTCGGCCTCGCCGACTTCAAACTGGTGGAATCCAGCGAGTCCGAGATGATCCTGCACGTAAAACGGGCGGAGCATCTAAACAAATGGGCGGTGTTCCTCGGCTGGGAACCCCACCCAATGAACAACCAGCTGAACATGCGCTACCTGAGCGGCGGCGATGACTACTTTGGCCCCAACCTCGGTGGCGCCACGGTCTATACAACCGTGCGCAAGGGCCTTGTCAGCCAATGTCCGAATCTCGGCCGGCTGCTCAAGAACATACGCTTCAGCCTGGAGATGGAGAACGACCTGATGGAGGCGATTCTCAACAAAAACACCAATCCGCGACGCGAGGCCAAGGCGTGGCTGAAAGCCAATCCAGAAGTACTCGAATCCTGGCTAGTGGGCGTAACAAGACTGAACGGTCAATCAATAAAAACCACCGAAAACCTCGCTGATGGAAATTAA
- a CDS encoding proline/glycine betaine ABC transporter permease: MSEKQLDLGSWVNDVVQHLLDNYSDGFDSIGAVVNGFSEGIEWLLMLPPAWLLIAIFVGLGLWRIGYKFAIFTAVAFVLIVLTGFWEQTVVTLGLTFSATLISLLLGIPLGIWAARSERVATIIRPILDFMQTMPAFVYLIPAAMLFGLGRVPGIIATVIFAMPPAVRLTNLGIRQVNKEIIEAGQSFGCTPRQLLFKVQLPNAMPSIMAGVNQTIMMALSMVIIASMVGAGGLGNDVLASIQRLDIGLGFESGMAVVLLAIILDRITESFGTPQTAKRSSLFSWFSGKLQRQ, translated from the coding sequence ATGAGTGAGAAACAGCTCGACCTGGGCAGCTGGGTCAATGATGTGGTGCAGCACCTGCTGGACAACTACAGCGATGGCTTCGACAGCATCGGCGCCGTGGTCAACGGCTTTTCCGAAGGCATCGAATGGCTGCTGATGCTGCCACCGGCCTGGCTGCTGATTGCCATCTTCGTCGGCCTCGGCCTGTGGCGTATCGGCTACAAGTTCGCCATCTTCACCGCCGTGGCCTTTGTGCTGATCGTGCTCACCGGCTTCTGGGAACAGACCGTGGTCACCCTCGGCCTGACCTTCTCCGCCACGCTGATCAGCCTGCTACTCGGCATACCGCTGGGTATCTGGGCAGCGCGCAGTGAGCGGGTAGCGACCATCATCCGGCCGATTCTCGACTTCATGCAGACCATGCCGGCGTTCGTCTACCTGATTCCCGCCGCCATGCTCTTCGGCCTCGGCCGCGTGCCGGGGATCATCGCCACAGTGATCTTCGCCATGCCACCGGCGGTGCGCCTGACCAACCTGGGCATCCGCCAGGTAAATAAAGAGATCATCGAAGCCGGCCAATCCTTCGGCTGCACCCCGCGTCAGCTACTGTTCAAAGTCCAGCTGCCCAACGCCATGCCGTCGATCATGGCCGGGGTCAACCAGACCATCATGATGGCCCTGTCGATGGTGATTATCGCCTCGATGGTTGGCGCAGGCGGCCTGGGCAACGACGTACTGGCGAGTATCCAGCGCCTGGACATCGGCCTCGGTTTCGAAAGCGGCATGGCCGTGGTGTTGCTGGCGATCATTCTCGACCGCATCACGGAAAGTTTCGGTACCCCGCAAACCGCCAAACGCAGCAGTCTGTTCAGTTGGTTCAGCGGCAAGCTTCAACGCCAGTAA